The segment CAAGCTAAGTTACCCCGGTTGGCTAAGTAAATATCCGCAACGGGTACTACAACGGCGTAGGAAGTGGTGGCGATGACGGCACCAAGCAAGGTCTCAGGTTCACCGCGCACGGCGATAAGCCCAGTTAGAGCGCGGCAATCCCGGCGATTCCCGGTCGGTGACTGGCGCCCCGTCGAGGTCGTCGAGGACGGCGCCAGCATCGCGGGCCGGATCGCCGGACTGGTTGCCATGATGACCATCCGGCCAACTCTGGCAATCGGTAGCCATGTCCCCAAGCTGCCCTGGCCCTTCGGCATCGTCGACTTCGCCGCGCGGGTGCTGCGGCCGGCCCCCGGCACGGTCCGCGCCACCATCGCGCTGCCGAACTGCACGGCCCAACTCGTCCGCGCCGCCGGCGTGCTGCCCGCCGACGGCATGCGCAGCGTCGTTCTTTACCTGCACGGCGGGGCCTTTTTGTCCTGCGGCGTGAACACGCATGGCCGCCTGACCACGGAGCTGTCGAAATTCGCCGACAGCCCGGTGTTCGTCGTGAACTACCGGATGATCCCCAAGCACTCGATCGGGGTGGCCCTCGACGACTGTTACGACGCCTACCGGTGGCTGCGGCTGACCGGGTACGCGCCGGAGAACATCGTGCTCGCCGGTGACTCGGCGGGTGGATACCTGGCGCTGGCGCTGGCCCAGCGGCTGCAGGCCGAGGGTATCGAGCCCGAGGTGCCGGCCGCTGTCGTGACCATGTCCCCGTTGTTCGAGATCGACAACACGCACCGCACCCAGCACCCGAACGCCCGCACCGATGCGATGTTCCCGCCGAAGGCGTTCGACGCCCTGGTCGACATGATCGGCACGGTCGCCGCGCGGCACGGCGAAGAGGTCTACGAGCCGCTGCAGAACATCGAACCCGGGCTGCCGCGCACCCTCATCCACGTCTCCGGGTCGGAGGTGCTGCTCAACGACGCGCGCAAGGCCGCGCGGATGCTGGCCGAGGCCGGCGTCCCGGTCGAGGTGCGCATCTGGCCCGGTCAGATGCACGTGTTCCAGCTGTGTTCACCGCTGGTCAACGAGGCGACCCGGTCGCTGCGTCAGATCGGTGACTACATTCGAGAGGCGACGTGGTGAGCCGATCGCCGGCCTGAGACCATGGTGGTATGCGCATCGCCAGGCACATCAGTGAGCTCATCGGCAATACCCCGCTGGTCCAGCTGAACTCGGTGGTCGCACCGGGGTCGGGCCTGGTCGCCGCGAAGATCGAGTACCTCAACCCGGGCGGCAGCTCCAAGGACCGGATCGCGATCAAGATGATCGACGCCGCCGAGGCCTCCGGCGAGCTCAAGCCCGGCGGCACCATCGTCGAACCCACCTCCGGTAACACCGGGGTGGGGCTGGCCCTGGTCGCGCAACAACGCGGTTACCGCTGCGTGTTCGTCTGCCCGGACAAGGTCAGCGAGGACAAGCGGAATGTGCTGCGCGCCTACGGTGCCGAAGTGGTGGTGTGCCCCACCGCCGTCGCCCCGGACGACCCGGCCAGCTATTACAGCGTGTCCAACCGTTTGGTCGAGGAGATCGAGGGGGCCTGGAAACCCGACCAGTACTCCAACCCGATGGGGCCGGAGAGCCATTACGAGACCACCGGTCCCGAGATCTGGGCCGATACCGACGGCAAGATCACGCACTTTGTCGCCGGTGTGGGCACCGGTGGCACCATCACCGGCACCGGTCGCTACCTCAAGGAGGTGTCCGGCGGCCGCGTCCAGGTGATCGGCGCCGATCCGGAGGGGTCGGTCTATTCGGGCGGTACCGGTCGCCCGTACCTCGTAGAAGGCGTCGGCGAGGATTTCTGGCCCAGCGCATACGATCCCGCCGTCCCGGACCGCATCATCGCGGTGTCCGATGCCGACTCCTTCGAGATGACGCGGCGACTGGCCCGCGAGGAGGCCCTGCTGGTCGGCGGATCGTGCGGGATGGCGGTGGTGGCCGCGCTGAAGGTCGCCGAGGAGGCCGGACCCGACGCCGTGGTGGTGGTGCTGCTCCCCGACGGTGGACGCGGTTACCTGTCAAAGGTTTTCAACGATGCCTGGATGTCCTCGTACGGTTTCCTGCGCAGCAGGCTGGACGGTTCCGTCGACGACGTCACGGTCGGAGAGGTGTTGCGCCGCAAGTCCGGTGAACTGCCGGATCTGGTGCACACCCATCCGTCCGAGACGGTGCGCGACGCCATCAGCATCCTGCGCGAGTACGGGGTGTCGCAGATGCCGGTGGTGGGCGCCGAACCTCCGGTGATGGCCGGCGAGGTGGCGGGCAGTGTGTCCGAAAGGGAGCTGCTGTCAGCGGTTTTCGAAGGACGGGCAAAGCTGGCCGACGCTGTGGCGCTGCACATGAGTGAGCCCCTGCCGCTGATCGGATCCGGTGAACTACTCGGAACCGCGGCAAAAGAGCTGCGGGACAGCGACGCTGTCATGGTCGTCGAGGACGGCAAGCCGATCGGCGTGCTGACCCGCCATGACCTGTTGGGATCGCTGTCCGAGAGCGCCGCGCATCGCTAGGGTGGGCGAATCGCACTGATTGCGTTGGCAAACACGGTGTGCGGCGCGGTCGTATCCGGTCGATGAAGTTGGTGTTAGTGCCGCCACACCGGCCTTTTTCTCCGGTAGGGTTACACGCCGCAGAACCAGCTAATTTCCTGACCTGGAAGGCGCCCGATGACCGAGCAACCGCCACCACCTCCCGGGAATTACCCGCCGCCTCCGCCCCCACCGCCCGGTGGGTACCCGCCGCCCCCGCAGGGTGGATTCCCCCCGCCGCCCCCGGGTGGCGGTTACGGTGGTCCGCCGCCCGGTGCCGGATTGCCGAAAGAGGCGTACACGCCGTGGTTGACGCGCGTGCTGGCGTGGATCATCGACATCCTGCCGGTGGCCATCCTGGAGGGCATCGGTTACGGCCTGCTGCTGGGAACCCGGGAGACGGTGTGTGTGACCGACACCTCCGAATACGATCTCGGTGAGTTCTGCGCCACCGGCGCTTCGACGCTGGGCCAGGTGTCCTTCGCGATCACCTGGATTCTGGCGCTCGCCTTCGTCATCTGGAATTACGGCTACCGGCAGGGGACAACGGGCTCCAGCATCGGCAAGAGCATCCTGAAGTTCAAGGTGGTCAGCGAAAGCACCGGCCAGCCAATCGGATTCGGCATGTCGATCGTGCGTCAGATCGCGCATGTGGTGGACGCCATCATCTGCTACATCGGCTACCTGTTCCCGCTGTGGGATGCCAAGCGCCAGACGATCGCCGACAAGATCATCAAGACGGTCTGCCTGCCCCTCTGAGATTCGTACGAACACCGTTTCACCGGACACGCTGGACCGCGGATTCGCCGCTGCGGGAAAGGTTTTCACTACGACCACGGCGGTTCACTTCAAACCTCGACGCGAAGAGAAGGCGCCATGACCCAGCCACCACCCCCGCCGGGCGGTTACCCACCACCCCCGGAGAACGTCCCGCCGCCGGGCGGATACCCGCCGCCGCAGGGCAACTACCCGCCGCCAGGTGGCTACCCGCCGCCGCCGCAGTATTACCCGCCGCCGCAAGGCAATTACCCGCCGCCCGGTTACCCGCCGCCGGGCAACTACCCGCCGCCCGGCGCCCCCGCCTACAGCGTGGGAGAAGCCGTCTCCTGGGCGTGGAACAAGTTCAGCAAGAACGTCACGGCGATCCTGGTGCCCACTTTGGTGTTCGGGGTGGTCTACGCCGTGCTGCAGACCGTGATCCAGACGATCACCTCGGCGTTCAGCACGGTGGACAGCACGTCCTACGGTGACGGTTACGCCGCGAGCATCTCGCTGGGGCTCGGCGGGATCGTGGTCTCCATCATCGGCGCCGTCGTGACGGTGATCGTGGCGGCGGTGGTGCAGTCGGCCTATATCGGCGGCATGCTCGACATCGCCAACGGGCAACCGGTGCAGATCGGGTCGTTCTTCACGCCGCGCAATGTCGTCAACGTCATCATCGCCTCGGTTCTGTCCAGCATCATCGTGGGCATCGGTGTGTTGCTGTGCATCGTCCCGGGTGTCATCGCCACCATCCTGTTGCTGTTCACCACGGCCGTCGTCGTCGACCGGAATGTGTCCGGCGTCGAGGGCCTGCGCGCCAGCTTCGCCATCGCCAAGGCGAATTTCGGTCCGACGGCACTGACCTGGTTGACCACCATCGGCGTCGGCATCCTCGGTGTGCTGGCCTGCCTGGTCGGCCTCGTCGTCGCGTACCCGATGATCGCGCTGATCACGGTGTACGCCTACCGCAAGCTCAGCGGTGGATATGTGGCACCGCCGACACCATAGTGATCATGAACGCCGCAGGCGTGCCAGAGTGTCATAGGCTCACCCCAGGCGTCGGTCCGCGCAGTTCTGGCGCGGACCGGAGTTCCATTGTCAGCTACCAGTCGCACGAGAAGGTGACATGACTCAACCACCACCCCCGCCCGGCGGATATCCGCCGCCGCCCGAGAACGTCCCGCCGCAGGGGAACTACCCCCCGCCCGGCAATTACCCGCCGCCGCAAGGGGATTACCCGCCGCCCCCGCAGGGCAACTATCCGCCACCCCCGCAGGGTGGTTACCCGCCACCCCCGCAGGGCGGGTATCCGCCGCCCCCACCCCCCGGCGGATACCCGCCACCGCCGCAGGGCGGTTATGCACCGCCGCCGCCCGGCGGATACCCGCCGGCCGGATACCCCGGGGCGCCGGCACAGTTCGGCGTCGGTGAGGCGTTCTCGTGGGCCTGGAACAAGTTCAGCAAGAACGCGGCCGCGCTGATCGTCCCGACCCTGGTCTACGCGTTGATCGTGGGCATCGTCGGCGGCATCGTCTACGGTCTGGCCTTCGCGCTGGCCCCCAGCGGCGTGACCACCTACGACAGCTATGACTCGGGCTTCAGCTACGAGTACAGCGCGGGCTTCGGCGTGGCCAGCTTCATCGTGCTGGCGCTCGGCGGTCTGGTGCTGCTGGTGCTGCTGGCGGCGATCTCGTCGGCCTATATCAGCGGCATCCTGGACATCGCCAACGGCGTTCCGGTGACCGCGGGTTCGTTCTTCAAGCCCCGCCTGATCGGCCCCGTCATCATCGCCACCGTGCTCGTCGGCATCGCGACCTCGATCGGTAGCGCCCTGTGCTACATCCCGGGCCTCATCGTGTCGATCTTCGCGTTCTTCACCACCGTCGCGCTGTTGGACCGCAACCTGTCGGCCATCGACGCGATCAAGATGAGCATCGATATCGCCAAGAACAATTTCGTCCAGGTGCTGATCGTCTGGCTGCTGTTCTCGGTGATGCTGTCCGTCGGCTCCTTCGTGTGCCTGGTCGGATTGCTGGTCGCGGCACCGGTCGCGATCCTGTTCGAGGTGTACGCCTTCCGGCGCCTGACCGGCGGACAGGTTGCACCGCTGACGCCATAAACGCGGTAACGCACGGGACGGGGTGGGCCGGCAACGGTCCACCCCGTTTCGTGTTTCGGGTCCCCACTACCCTGATCCGCATGGGTGAACAGCGAAGCGCGCACGACGCACACCGGTGGCAGGGTCTGGCGACCCGGGCCATCCACGCCGGGTTCCGGCCCGATCCGGCCACCGGCGCCGTGAACGCCCCGATCTACGCCAGTTCCACCTTCGCCCAGGACGGCGTCGGTGGCCTGCGCGGCGGTTACGAATACGCCCGCACCGGCAACCCCACCCGCGCCGCGCTGGAAGCGTCGCTGGCCGCCGTGGAGGAGGCCGACTACGGCCGGGCCTTCGCCTCGGGGATGGCTGCCACCGACTGCGCGCTGCGTGCCCTACTGCGCCCCGGCGACCACGTGGTGATCCCCGACGACGCCTACGGCGGTACCTTCCGCCTGATCGACAAGGTGTTCACCCAGTGGGGCATTGCGTACACGCCGGTGGCGCTGTCGGATCTGGACGCGGTGGCGGCCGCGCTCACCGCGACGACGAAGCTGGTCTGGGTCGAGACACCCACCAACCCGCTGCTGTCGGTCGCCGATATTGCCGGGATCGCCGAGATCTCCCACCGGGCGGGCGCGAAGCTGCTGGTGGACAACACCTTTGCCTCGCCGGCGCTGCAGCGGCCGCTGACCCTGGGCGCCGATATCGTGCTGCACTCGACGACGAAGTACATCGGCGGGCATTCCGATGTGGTCGGTGGCGCGCTGCTGACCAGCGACGAGGAACTCGACACCGCGTTCGCCTTCCTGCAGAACGGCGCGGGCGCCGTCCCCGGACCCTTCGACGCCTACCTGACCATGCGCGGGCTCAAGACCCTGGTGCTGCGCATGCAACGGCACAGTGAGAACGCCGCCAAGGTCGCCGAGTTCCTGGTCGAGCATCCGGCCATCGAATCGGTGCTCTATCCCGGCCTGCCCAGCCACCCCAACCACGAGGTGGCCGCCAAGCAGATGTCCGGCTTCGGCGGCATGGTGTCGGTGCGCCTGCGCGGCGGCCGGGCCGCGGCCCAGGATTTCTGCGCCCGGACCGAGATTTTCATCCTGGCCGAATCCCTCGGTGGGGTGGAATCCCTGATCGAGCATCCCGGCGCGATGACCCACGCCTCGACGGCGGGGTCCCAACTGGAGGTGCCCGAGGATCTGGTCCGGCTGTCGGTGGGCATCGAGGAGGCCGCCGACCTGCTCGGCGATCTGGAGCAGGCGCTGCGCTAGGAGCCCAGGGCCGGCCGCAGCGCAGACACCGTGACGGCCAGGTTGATCTCCGGCAGTCCGGTCGGTGACTCGTCGACCCAGCTGCCCAGTGCGATCTCGCCGGCGCGGGCGTGCACCCAGCGCCAGCCGCGGTCGTTGAGGCTCAGCAGCGCCCCGAGACCGTCGGTGGCGTGCAGCAGCGAGATGATGGCCGCTGTCGGCGGGGCCGGCGGGCGGCGGTCGAACAGGGCCGACAGCAGCGCCGACCGCGCCGGGCCGGCGCGGTCGCGGTTCACCAGTGGCAGCACCGGTTCCGCGGACGCGGCCCACTTCGTGAAACTCTTGGACGGCAACGGGATCCGGCGGATCTGCGCGCTGCGCTCCAGGTGTGCGACGAGACGGTCCTCGGTGTGCCTGCTGAGTTTGGTGATCGCCGCCGCCGGCTTCAACGGCCGTTGCGAGAGCAACTCCAGGGCCGGTCCGGTGATTGGATCCAGCGGGCCCGTCCCGGTCAGCGCGATCAGGCGCCCGGCCGGTTCACCCTCGACCGACGGCCGGACACGGCAGGACCAGGCCAGATCCAGCAGGGTGGCCGCGCCGAGAACGCGTTGCCTGCGCCGTCGGTCCAGGCCGGGCCGTCCCGACGCGTTGTCGAGCAGCAGCAGGAACAGGTCCTCGGCGATCTGGGCCACCGGTGAAACCTATCGTCCGCTGCGGCGGACGATCTCAGGAGTGGTAGGGCTCCGCGCTGAGCAGGGTCACCGTGACGGTGCTGCCGTTGGGAATGGTGTAGCTGCGGGTGTCGCCGACCTTGGCGTCGAGCAGCGCCTCACCCAGGGGAGACTTGGGCGAGTACACCTCCAGCTTGCCGTCGCTGACGCCTTCCTGGCGGGTCGCGATCAGGAATGTCTCGGTGTCGTTCTTGTCATCGCCGTACTGCACCTTGACCACCGAGCCGGGCAGTGCGACGCCGGACTGCTTGGGGGCCTCGCCGACCTTGGCGTTGTTCAGCAGCTCCTGGAGCTGACGGATGCGCGCCTCTTCCTGGCCCTGCTGCTCGCGGGCGGCATGGTATCCACCGTTCTCGCGCAGGTCGCCCTCTTCGCGGCGGTCGTTGATCTCGGCGGCGATGACGGGACGATTGGCGATCAGCTGATCGAGCTCCGCCTTCAGCCGGTCGAAAGCCTCTTCGGTCAGCCAGGTGACCTGAGTGTCGGTCATGTCCTC is part of the Mycobacterium adipatum genome and harbors:
- the greA gene encoding transcription elongation factor GreA; its protein translation is MTDTQVTWLTEEAFDRLKAELDQLIANRPVIAAEINDRREEGDLRENGGYHAAREQQGQEEARIRQLQELLNNAKVGEAPKQSGVALPGSVVKVQYGDDKNDTETFLIATRQEGVSDGKLEVYSPKSPLGEALLDAKVGDTRSYTIPNGSTVTVTLLSAEPYHS
- a CDS encoding cystathionine beta-synthase; this encodes MRIARHISELIGNTPLVQLNSVVAPGSGLVAAKIEYLNPGGSSKDRIAIKMIDAAEASGELKPGGTIVEPTSGNTGVGLALVAQQRGYRCVFVCPDKVSEDKRNVLRAYGAEVVVCPTAVAPDDPASYYSVSNRLVEEIEGAWKPDQYSNPMGPESHYETTGPEIWADTDGKITHFVAGVGTGGTITGTGRYLKEVSGGRVQVIGADPEGSVYSGGTGRPYLVEGVGEDFWPSAYDPAVPDRIIAVSDADSFEMTRRLAREEALLVGGSCGMAVVAALKVAEEAGPDAVVVVLLPDGGRGYLSKVFNDAWMSSYGFLRSRLDGSVDDVTVGEVLRRKSGELPDLVHTHPSETVRDAISILREYGVSQMPVVGAEPPVMAGEVAGSVSERELLSAVFEGRAKLADAVALHMSEPLPLIGSGELLGTAAKELRDSDAVMVVEDGKPIGVLTRHDLLGSLSESAAHR
- a CDS encoding GOLPH3/VPS74 family protein codes for the protein MAQIAEDLFLLLLDNASGRPGLDRRRRQRVLGAATLLDLAWSCRVRPSVEGEPAGRLIALTGTGPLDPITGPALELLSQRPLKPAAAITKLSRHTEDRLVAHLERSAQIRRIPLPSKSFTKWAASAEPVLPLVNRDRAGPARSALLSALFDRRPPAPPTAAIISLLHATDGLGALLSLNDRGWRWVHARAGEIALGSWVDESPTGLPEINLAVTVSALRPALGS
- a CDS encoding alpha/beta hydrolase encodes the protein MTAPSKVSGSPRTAISPVRARQSRRFPVGDWRPVEVVEDGASIAGRIAGLVAMMTIRPTLAIGSHVPKLPWPFGIVDFAARVLRPAPGTVRATIALPNCTAQLVRAAGVLPADGMRSVVLYLHGGAFLSCGVNTHGRLTTELSKFADSPVFVVNYRMIPKHSIGVALDDCYDAYRWLRLTGYAPENIVLAGDSAGGYLALALAQRLQAEGIEPEVPAAVVTMSPLFEIDNTHRTQHPNARTDAMFPPKAFDALVDMIGTVAARHGEEVYEPLQNIEPGLPRTLIHVSGSEVLLNDARKAARMLAEAGVPVEVRIWPGQMHVFQLCSPLVNEATRSLRQIGDYIREATW
- a CDS encoding cystathionine gamma-synthase — translated: MGEQRSAHDAHRWQGLATRAIHAGFRPDPATGAVNAPIYASSTFAQDGVGGLRGGYEYARTGNPTRAALEASLAAVEEADYGRAFASGMAATDCALRALLRPGDHVVIPDDAYGGTFRLIDKVFTQWGIAYTPVALSDLDAVAAALTATTKLVWVETPTNPLLSVADIAGIAEISHRAGAKLLVDNTFASPALQRPLTLGADIVLHSTTKYIGGHSDVVGGALLTSDEELDTAFAFLQNGAGAVPGPFDAYLTMRGLKTLVLRMQRHSENAAKVAEFLVEHPAIESVLYPGLPSHPNHEVAAKQMSGFGGMVSVRLRGGRAAAQDFCARTEIFILAESLGGVESLIEHPGAMTHASTAGSQLEVPEDLVRLSVGIEEAADLLGDLEQALR
- a CDS encoding RDD family protein encodes the protein MTEQPPPPPGNYPPPPPPPPGGYPPPPQGGFPPPPPGGGYGGPPPGAGLPKEAYTPWLTRVLAWIIDILPVAILEGIGYGLLLGTRETVCVTDTSEYDLGEFCATGASTLGQVSFAITWILALAFVIWNYGYRQGTTGSSIGKSILKFKVVSESTGQPIGFGMSIVRQIAHVVDAIICYIGYLFPLWDAKRQTIADKIIKTVCLPL